One genomic segment of Panicum virgatum strain AP13 chromosome 2N, P.virgatum_v5, whole genome shotgun sequence includes these proteins:
- the LOC120661736 gene encoding vacuole membrane protein KMS1-like isoform X1, translating to MGDREIEEPGAARRGMGPAIEAGEDNGLSELRRKHRADLERLTMTSQPFKTSAFFLLAIAQSSGRAWSSVLKIGSWLKIVILSIVATWGLLLFTDGPHAKHVQELLWYVRFGLWWIILGVASSIGFGSGLHTFVLYLAPHLALFTIKAVQCGRVDLKSAPYDTILLKRMPSWLDKDCLEFGPPIYQETIPFSKILQKVYLEAVLWGVGTALGELPPYFLSRAATMSGRTVDELQDFNAPVTEGFPSLTSHRAKRWLLSHLSFSKILLLASFPNPLFDFAGMLCGKLGVPFWKFFLATLIGKAIIKVSIQMTSVITLCNNQLLDLVEKWVACVFRYVPGVASVLPSLVAKLKTTKDKFLSAHVAASASIAVKGKWNLSFALIWNTAVWLMAINFLIQIVTSTAQGYLKTQQELEISKKLSEIKLSASERSSG from the exons ATGGGGGACAGGGAGATAGAGGAACCCGGAGCCGCGCGCCGCGGGATGGGGCCCGCCATCGAAGCCGGCGAGGACAATGGCTTATCCG AGCTCCGGAGAAAACATCGTGCAGACCTCGAGAGACTAACAATGACGTCCCAACCATTTAAGACATCAGCATTCTTTTTGTTAGCCATTGCTCAGAGTTCGGGAAGAGCATGGTCATCTGTTCTGAAGATAGGTTCTTGGTTGAAAATTGTAATTCTTTCGATTGTTGCTACCTGGGGTCTGTTATTGTTCACTGATGGCCCGCATGCAAAG CATGTACAGGAGCTGCTTTGGTATGTCAGGTTTGGACTGTGGTGGATCATACTAGGGGTCGCTTCATCCATTGGATTTG GGTCTGGTTTGCACACTTTCGTATTGTATTTAGCTCCCCATCTTGCCCTATTTACTATCAAAGCAGTTCAGTGTGGCAGGGTTGATTTAAAAAGTGCTCCTTATGACACTATTCTCCTTAAAAGGATGCCATCATGGTTGGACAAAGACTGTCTCGAGTTTGGACCCCCTATATATCAGGAAACAATTCCATTCAGCAAAATTCTGCAGAAAGTTTATCTCGAAGCTGTTCTTTGGGGCGTTGGAACTGCACTTGGAGAGCTTCCTCCATATTTTCTCTCAAGAGCAG CTACCATGTCAGGCCGCACAGTAGACGAGTTACAAGATTTCAATGCTCCCGTTACAGAAGGTTTTCCATCCTTGACTTCGCATCGGGCCAAGCGATGGCTCTTATCTCATCTTAGCTTCAGTAAAATCTTGCTGCTTGCTTCA TTTCCAAACCCTCTGTTTGATTTTGCTGGTATGCTGTGTGGAAAACTTGGCGTACCTTTCTGGAAGTTTTTTCTAGCAACTTTGATTGGAAAGGCTATTATTAAAGTTTCTATCCAG ATGACATCAGTGATTACTCTCTGCAACAACCAACTTCTTGATTTGGTGGAGAAATGGGTTGCATGTGTATTTCGCTATGTCCCTGGAGTGGCATCCGTCCTTCCCTCTTTAGTTGCCAAGCTGAAGACAACCAAGGATAAGTTCTTATCAGCTCATGTTGCTGCATCAGCTTCTATTGCTGTGAAG GGAAAGTGGAATCTGTCATTCGCTTTGATCTGGAACACTGCCGTGTGGCTCATGGCCATAAACTTCCTTATCCAGATAGTTACTTCTACAGCACAGGGTTATCTCAAAACACAACAGGAGCTGGAGATCAGTAAAAAGTTGTCAGAGATCAAACTGTCTGCCTCTGAACGTTCTTCTGGCTAA
- the LOC120661736 gene encoding vacuole membrane protein KMS1-like isoform X3, with protein sequence MLIQSSASTELRRKHRADLERLTMTSQPFKTSAFFLLAIAQSSGRAWSSVLKIGSWLKIVILSIVATWGLLLFTDGPHAKHVQELLWYVRFGLWWIILGVASSIGFGSGLHTFVLYLAPHLALFTIKAVQCGRVDLKSAPYDTILLKRMPSWLDKDCLEFGPPIYQETIPFSKILQKVYLEAVLWGVGTALGELPPYFLSRAATMSGRTVDELQDFNAPVTEGFPSLTSHRAKRWLLSHLSFSKILLLASFPNPLFDFAGMLCGKLGVPFWKFFLATLIGKAIIKVSIQMTSVITLCNNQLLDLVEKWVACVFRYVPGVASVLPSLVAKLKTTKDKFLSAHVAASASIAVKGKWNLSFALIWNTAVWLMAINFLIQIVTSTAQGYLKTQQELEISKKLSEIKLSASERSSG encoded by the exons ATGCTGATCCAGTCATCTGCATCAACAG AGCTCCGGAGAAAACATCGTGCAGACCTCGAGAGACTAACAATGACGTCCCAACCATTTAAGACATCAGCATTCTTTTTGTTAGCCATTGCTCAGAGTTCGGGAAGAGCATGGTCATCTGTTCTGAAGATAGGTTCTTGGTTGAAAATTGTAATTCTTTCGATTGTTGCTACCTGGGGTCTGTTATTGTTCACTGATGGCCCGCATGCAAAG CATGTACAGGAGCTGCTTTGGTATGTCAGGTTTGGACTGTGGTGGATCATACTAGGGGTCGCTTCATCCATTGGATTTG GGTCTGGTTTGCACACTTTCGTATTGTATTTAGCTCCCCATCTTGCCCTATTTACTATCAAAGCAGTTCAGTGTGGCAGGGTTGATTTAAAAAGTGCTCCTTATGACACTATTCTCCTTAAAAGGATGCCATCATGGTTGGACAAAGACTGTCTCGAGTTTGGACCCCCTATATATCAGGAAACAATTCCATTCAGCAAAATTCTGCAGAAAGTTTATCTCGAAGCTGTTCTTTGGGGCGTTGGAACTGCACTTGGAGAGCTTCCTCCATATTTTCTCTCAAGAGCAG CTACCATGTCAGGCCGCACAGTAGACGAGTTACAAGATTTCAATGCTCCCGTTACAGAAGGTTTTCCATCCTTGACTTCGCATCGGGCCAAGCGATGGCTCTTATCTCATCTTAGCTTCAGTAAAATCTTGCTGCTTGCTTCA TTTCCAAACCCTCTGTTTGATTTTGCTGGTATGCTGTGTGGAAAACTTGGCGTACCTTTCTGGAAGTTTTTTCTAGCAACTTTGATTGGAAAGGCTATTATTAAAGTTTCTATCCAG ATGACATCAGTGATTACTCTCTGCAACAACCAACTTCTTGATTTGGTGGAGAAATGGGTTGCATGTGTATTTCGCTATGTCCCTGGAGTGGCATCCGTCCTTCCCTCTTTAGTTGCCAAGCTGAAGACAACCAAGGATAAGTTCTTATCAGCTCATGTTGCTGCATCAGCTTCTATTGCTGTGAAG GGAAAGTGGAATCTGTCATTCGCTTTGATCTGGAACACTGCCGTGTGGCTCATGGCCATAAACTTCCTTATCCAGATAGTTACTTCTACAGCACAGGGTTATCTCAAAACACAACAGGAGCTGGAGATCAGTAAAAAGTTGTCAGAGATCAAACTGTCTGCCTCTGAACGTTCTTCTGGCTAA
- the LOC120661736 gene encoding vacuole membrane protein KMS1-like isoform X2, producing the protein MGDREIEEPGAARRGMGPAIEAGEDNGLSELRRKHRADLERLTMTSQPFKTSAFFLLAIAQSSGRAWSSVLKIGSWLKIVILSIVATWGLLLFTDGPHAKHVQELLWYVRFGLWWIILGVASSIGFGSGLHTFVLYLAPHLALFTIKAVQCGRVDLKSAPYDTILLKRMPSWLDKDCLEFGPPIYQETIPFSKILQKVYLEAVLWGVGTALGELPPYFLSRAGRTVDELQDFNAPVTEGFPSLTSHRAKRWLLSHLSFSKILLLASFPNPLFDFAGMLCGKLGVPFWKFFLATLIGKAIIKVSIQMTSVITLCNNQLLDLVEKWVACVFRYVPGVASVLPSLVAKLKTTKDKFLSAHVAASASIAVKGKWNLSFALIWNTAVWLMAINFLIQIVTSTAQGYLKTQQELEISKKLSEIKLSASERSSG; encoded by the exons ATGGGGGACAGGGAGATAGAGGAACCCGGAGCCGCGCGCCGCGGGATGGGGCCCGCCATCGAAGCCGGCGAGGACAATGGCTTATCCG AGCTCCGGAGAAAACATCGTGCAGACCTCGAGAGACTAACAATGACGTCCCAACCATTTAAGACATCAGCATTCTTTTTGTTAGCCATTGCTCAGAGTTCGGGAAGAGCATGGTCATCTGTTCTGAAGATAGGTTCTTGGTTGAAAATTGTAATTCTTTCGATTGTTGCTACCTGGGGTCTGTTATTGTTCACTGATGGCCCGCATGCAAAG CATGTACAGGAGCTGCTTTGGTATGTCAGGTTTGGACTGTGGTGGATCATACTAGGGGTCGCTTCATCCATTGGATTTG GGTCTGGTTTGCACACTTTCGTATTGTATTTAGCTCCCCATCTTGCCCTATTTACTATCAAAGCAGTTCAGTGTGGCAGGGTTGATTTAAAAAGTGCTCCTTATGACACTATTCTCCTTAAAAGGATGCCATCATGGTTGGACAAAGACTGTCTCGAGTTTGGACCCCCTATATATCAGGAAACAATTCCATTCAGCAAAATTCTGCAGAAAGTTTATCTCGAAGCTGTTCTTTGGGGCGTTGGAACTGCACTTGGAGAGCTTCCTCCATATTTTCTCTCAAGAGCAG GCCGCACAGTAGACGAGTTACAAGATTTCAATGCTCCCGTTACAGAAGGTTTTCCATCCTTGACTTCGCATCGGGCCAAGCGATGGCTCTTATCTCATCTTAGCTTCAGTAAAATCTTGCTGCTTGCTTCA TTTCCAAACCCTCTGTTTGATTTTGCTGGTATGCTGTGTGGAAAACTTGGCGTACCTTTCTGGAAGTTTTTTCTAGCAACTTTGATTGGAAAGGCTATTATTAAAGTTTCTATCCAG ATGACATCAGTGATTACTCTCTGCAACAACCAACTTCTTGATTTGGTGGAGAAATGGGTTGCATGTGTATTTCGCTATGTCCCTGGAGTGGCATCCGTCCTTCCCTCTTTAGTTGCCAAGCTGAAGACAACCAAGGATAAGTTCTTATCAGCTCATGTTGCTGCATCAGCTTCTATTGCTGTGAAG GGAAAGTGGAATCTGTCATTCGCTTTGATCTGGAACACTGCCGTGTGGCTCATGGCCATAAACTTCCTTATCCAGATAGTTACTTCTACAGCACAGGGTTATCTCAAAACACAACAGGAGCTGGAGATCAGTAAAAAGTTGTCAGAGATCAAACTGTCTGCCTCTGAACGTTCTTCTGGCTAA